In Fervidicoccaceae archaeon, the DNA window GTCCCTTTGACCTTGATCCCTCTCTCCTCGAAGTCCTCCGGCTTGCTCCCGGCTACATAGATGTCGTAGCCGCGGGACCTGGCGATGAGGGCCTCGTAGTCCGGCTTGGTCTTGGCTACCCCCACGAGCTTCATGTCGTCCTGAGCAGCGATCGCCTCAGCGATCCTCTTGCCTATCGTGCCAAATCCGTTGACTCCAACGCGCACCATCGCCAAGCCTCAGCACCTCCACCCTAAGAACCTCTTCGCAGAGAGCTTCAGGGCTTCGAGAGCCGGGAGAGGCTCGCCGGTCAATAGGCTTATCAACGCTCCGCCGCCGGTGCTTATGTGAACGTTGGGTTTATCTCGGAGCCCGAGCTCCTCGGCCACCATGCCGATGTGGCCCCCGCCTATCAAGAGGAGCGCCCCCGAGCTCGCCGCAGCCTCAACGAGGGCTCTGGTCCCCCTCCTATATCTTGGATCTTCCACGACCCCCGCCGGCCCGCGCATCACGACTACTTTGGCTCTTCGGATCTCGTCCGAGTAGGCCTCGATCGTCTCCTCGCCGATGTCACGCACGAGACCCTCCACGCTCCTTGAGGAGCAGCTAGCTATTTCGCTCCCGCGCTCCACTACGAAGTCCCTCGGCAGTTCCACCGGGGCTCCTCTCTCCAGCAGCCTCCTCGCCGCCTCGAGGAGACGCGGCGCTCCGGCCTTCTCGAGGACCCTATAGTTCTCGTGACCCAAGCGGGCGCCGGTGGCCTGCAAGAATAGCTCGGCGACGAGACCTGTCGTGAGGATCTTGTCGGCTACCTTCTTCTCGGCGAGCTTCTCGATCAGCTTCACGCTATCCTCGAGCTTGCTCCCGCCTAACACGAAGACCTTAGGGCTCATCGACGGATCGAACGCTCTGCTCACCGCCTCGAGCTCTTTCTGCAGCAGTCTGCCGGCCGCCGAGGGCAACACAGCCGGGAAGCCCACCACGCTGGCGTGGCTTCTGTGGGCCGAGGCGAAAGCGTCGTTCACGTAAGCATCAAAGAGTTTGTAAAGTCGCTTAACGAAGAGGGACCTGGCGTGGAAGTCAGGATCGCCCTCGATCGATTCCTCCGAGAGAACGCGGAGATTATCTAGGAGCAGAAGCTCTCCTCTCTTCAGCTCTTTTATCGCGTTTCTGGCCGCAGGCCCTATCACATCGTCGACCCACCTCACCTCTCTCCCGACGAACTCGCTCAAGGCTACGGCATGAGCTCTGAGCTCAACGAAGTCGCTCGAGCCCGGTCTCCCCTGATGCGACATCGCTACGACGCTGCACCCGCGCTCTATTAGCTCTCTCAGAGTTGGCACGTGCGCCCGTATCTTCCCGGGATCTAAGATCTCGCCGGTCTCGGCATCGATGGGGACGTTGATGTCAAGCCTCACGAGAATTTTCTTCCCGTCGGGCTCTATGTCGTCGAGAAGAGGGACGGACAAGCCGCGTATGTTCGAGGCGCTCTGCACGCCCCGGATACCCCCCAAGTACGTCCACTAGCTGGGGGGAAAAATCTCCGTTTGTTTTCTCCTCGACGGTGCGCGACCGGGTCGATCTCGGCGCTTTACGCGACCGTAGCGCCTCTCAGCTCCTCGAGGGCGACCCTAACCTCCTCGAGAGCGGTCTCGTCCTCTATCGTGGAGAGATCGCCGGGGGGCCGCCCCGTCGCGATCGCCCTCAACACTCTCCTCATTATCTTGCCGCTCCTCGTCTTGGGGAGCTTCCTCACGAAGAAGATCCTCGATGGGATGGCCACCGGACCGTATTTCCTCCTGACCCATTCTCGAAGCTCATCCGCGACCCCGCTCGAGGGCTCGAAGCCCTCCTTCAGTACGACGAACGCTATAGGGACCTCGCCCTTTATGGCGTCCGGCACGCCGACTACGGCCGACTCGGCCACCTTGTAGTGAGAGGCTATGATGCTCTCCAACTCGTAGGTTCCGATCCTGTGCCCCGCCACTTTAAGGACCTCGTCTGCTCTGCCCAGCACCCAGATGTAGCCATCTCTATCTTTTATCGCGTAGTCTCCTGTGTAAAACCAGCGAGTTCCGGGGAACTTGCTAAAGTATACCCTCGCGTAGAGCTCCGGGTCTCCCCACACGCCCGTCGGGGGACCCGGCATCCCGGGCCAAGGCCTCTTGATGACGAGATATCCCTTCGTCTCGGGCGGGAGGCTCTCGCCCTTCTCGCCGACGACGTCCGCCTCCACGCCGGGCAGGGGGAGGCCGTTGGTGCCCGGCTTCAGGGGGATGAGAGCCAGGCCGGGGGCGTGGCTTATCATTATGCCCCCTGTCTCGGTCATCCACCACGTGGAGCCCACGGGACAGCGCTTCTCGCCCACGACCTCGAAGAGCCAGCGCCACGCCGAGGGATTTATCGGCTCCCCAACGGTGTGGATGATCCTCAGAGTGCTCCGATCGTGTCTCTTGACGTATTCGTCGCCAAACCTCATGAGCATTCTGACGGCCGTGGGCGATGTGTAGAATATCGTGACGCCGTACCTCTCGATTATGGACCAGAACCTATCGGGCTCCGGGTAATCGGGGGCTCCCTCGTACATCACCACGGTGGTTCCCTCGATGAGGGGGCCGAAGACCACGTACGAGTGCCCCGTTATCCAGCCTATGTCGGCCGTGCAGAAGTACACGTCCTCGTCGCGAACGTCGAAGACAAACTTCATAGTGGCGTGAAGTATCGTAGCGTAGCCGCCGTTGTCGTGTATTATGCCCTTGGGCTTTCCCGTCGTGCCCGACGTGTATAGAACGAAAAGCGGGTGGTCGCTCTCGAGGGGCTCGGGCTCCACGTAGGCCGATGTGGGAGCTCCACGTAACAGATCATCGTACCACCAATCTCTGCCCTCAACCATGTTGACCTCATTGGAGTTCAGCCTTTTGACCACGATGACGTTCTTGATGCTTGGACAACGCTCGACCATCTCGTCGGCAACGCTCTTGAGCCTCACGACTCTGCCGCGCCTGTAGAAGCCGTCGGCGGTCACCAGGAGCGTAGCGCCGAGGTCGTTGATCCTCGCTGCCGCCACCTCGGCCGCGAATCCGCTGAATATCACGGTGAAGATCACGCCGAGCCTAGCGGCCGCCAGCATGAATATGGGAAGCTCCGGTATCATGGGCATGTAGAAGGCTATTTTGTCTCCCTTCTTCAGTCCGAACTGCTTCTTGAGCACGTACGCCGTTCGATTTACGGCTCTCCAGAGGTCGTAGTAGGTGAGCTTGACGACCTCCTTCGGCTCGCCGTGAGGATCGACGGGCTCTCCCTCCCATATCAGAGCTAGCTTGTTCTTCCTCCATCCGCGAACGTGTCTGTCGAGGGCGAGATACGATAGATTGATCTTGCCGCCAACGAACCATCTATAGACGTGCTCGTGCTCTCCCGGCTCGATGACCCTGCTCCACGGGGCGAACCAATCGAGCTCCCTGGCGATCCTAGCCCAGTGCTCCTCGTAAGCCTCGAGGCTATTGGCGTGCAGCTCCTCGTAGGCCTCGATCCTCACGTGCTTGCCTCGCCAGTTCTCGAGCTCTATCTTCTCGTCGAAGGGTAGCGTGGCCTCTATGGGGGACGCGTCGCGCTCCTCCAAAAACGCAGCACCGTTTCCCTCCGCTAGGACGCGTTTAATAAGTGAATTTAGATAATTTAAATCTCTCAAATTCTCAAGCAACTAATATCTCAATTTTAATCGTTAGTAGTCTATCGATCGCTAATCGAGATTCTCAGACCACGAGCCCGAGCTTTATCAGCAGCTCGGCTATGAGCAGGCCAGTGCCGGCAGCTCCCCGCACGAGATTGTTGCCCAGCACCACCATCTTGAAGCCGTTCTCCAGAGCCCGATCGAGTCGGAGCCTACCCACGACGACGCTCATGCCCGAGCCCTCGCTCCTATCGAGCCTCGGCTGAGGCCTGTCGACCTCCCTTCTAACGACGATCGGCCTGGACGGGGCCGATGGGAGTCCCAGGCCTCGTATCTTGTTGGCGCTGAAGGACTCGAGCGCTTCAATTACCTCCTCCGGCGAGGCGCTCCTGCTCAGCTCGACGAAAACGTTCTCGAGGTGGCCCTCTAACACGGGCACGCGGTTGCACGAGGCGCTCACGCGGACAGAAGCCGGCGAGACCTCGCTCCCTCTCAACACCCCCAAGACCTTCGGAGCTTCTCTCTCTATCTTCTCCTCCTCACCCTCTATGAACGGCACAATGTTATCTATTATCGACATCGAGGGGACCCCTCTCAGGCCCGCCCCCGACACAGACTGCATGGTCGAGACTATGACGCGCTTGAGGCCGAACTCGTCTAAGAGGGGCTTCAGGGCCAGCGTCAATATCGCCGTGGTGCAGTTCGGGACCTTGAGTATCCCTCCGCCCCACCCTCGCCTCCTGTGCTGTTCCTTTAACAACTCGACGTGATCGGCGTTTACCTCGGGGTTGAGGAGAGGAACGTCCGGGTCCAATCTCATGGGGCTCGCGTTCGAGACTACATATATGCCGGCTCGCGCAAGCTCCGGCTCTATGCGCTCAGCGTCATCGGGCGGCAGAGCCGAGAATGCTATCGATATTCCCCTGCGCTTCAGCTTCTCGACCGACGTCTCCTCGACCAGAGTGCTTGAGAGCTCCTCTGGTACGCATGATTCGCCGCACCAAGCGACCTCTCGATAGGGTTTCCCAACGCTCTTCTCCGAGCCCGTGAGGGCCACTATCTCGAGCCAAGGATGACGGGCCGCGAGCTCGACGAACTTGTGGCCCACGAGGCCGCCGGCTCCTAGGACGGCCACGGGGATCTTCAAGGCGAGAGGCACCGACGCCGGTTCTCGGAGCTCAGCCCCCTTAAATCTCAGCGCCTCGAGCCGGAGCGGCCCTTCTCCTCTCCCTCACATACCTACCCATTAGAGTAAGCCTAGAATAACTCTCGGAGATTTCCTCCCAATCTCTGAGGCCCTCGCTGTAGCTCTCGAGAAAGGACCTCATGAACACTTCTTTGAGCGAGGGGTGCGTGCTCGAGACGGCGCGCTCGAGCACTCTGATGTCCACGGCCTTATCCTCCGGTCTGCCGCTGTAGTACGAGAGACCGAAGTCTATGAGGTAGAGGGGGCCCTCGTCGGATACGATGACGTTCGACGTAGTGAGGTCGCCGTGGATTATATCGGCGTTGTGGAGGCTCCTCACGACTTCTCCAAGCTCGCGCGCTCTCTCCTCGGCCCACTCCGGGCTCCTCGCCCCCAGCTCGTCGCGTAGCAGGGGGCCACGCAAATATTCCATGACTATGAGCCCCCTCTCGGGATCGACGTAGAGGGGGAGAGGGGCTCTTACTCCGGCTCTGCTCGCGTCAAACAGTATTTTGGCTTCTTGCACGGTCCTCTTATATACCAGTCTCCTCGCCAGCCTCGAGTCCATATATGGCTTAAGGAATCTGATCTTCACCACGACCCTCCTGCCCATATAGGTGGAGAGGTAGAGGTTAGACTCCGCTCCCCACGCGAGGGGCTCGAGGGGCCGAGGCCACTTTAGGCTCTCCACGGCACCTCGACCTCATCTACTCTCCACCTCTGCGCGACGAGAGCCTTCTCGGGGTCAACCCGCACGCCGCGGAGGTGAGCCAGGACCCCGGTCCACGCGATCATAGCACCGTTATCGCCCGCGTACTCCGGGGGTACGCCGTAGAACTTCGCCCCGTGCGACTCTGCCATGACCTTGAGCTTCTCCCGAAGCTGCTCGCTAGCCGCGACGCCGCCGGTCAACAGAACCTCCTTCTTCCCCGTGTGGGCCAGGCCTCTCTCCGCCACTTCGGTGACCATGGAGAAGCTGATCTCGACGAGGCTTCGGCAGATCTCGGGAAGGCTCGAGGGTCTCTCTCTCAGCATCTTGAGAGCCGCGGTCAGCAGACCAGAAAACGAGACGTCCTGGCCCTTAACGACGTAGGGCAGATCGAGCAGCTCCTCCCCACGCGCCTCGCTGGAGCAGAGGTGAACCACGTGAACTCCCCCCTTCACGTAAGGAGGCGCCAGGCCCGCCTCTCGGGCGAACGTGTCGAGCAGGTTCCCCAGCGCCACATCGAGGGTCTCGCCGAAGGTCCTATACTTACCCTCCTTGAATGCTATCACCGCGGTGTTGCCGCCCGAGACATAGACTACGAGAGGATCCTCGAAGCCCGACAATAGAATCCCTATCTCGATGTGGGCCACGGCGTGGTTGACCGGAACGAGAGGCTTCTCGTAATACGCGGCGAGCGCTCTGGCCACCGTAGCCCCAACTCTAAGGCAGGGGCCCATGCCGGGCCCGAGCGCCACGGCCACGGCGTCTATTTCGTCCATTCCGAGCCTCGAGGCCTTGAGAGCCTCCTCGAGCACGCCCGGGGCGTTCTCGGCTAAGAACCTCGAGGCCTCCCTCGGGTGAATGCCCCCGGAGGCCGGGACGTATCTCCTATTGACGTTGGCCAGGAGGTGAGGAGGTTTATTGCTGGCGACCCCGACCCCGATCGTGTGAGCCGTCGACTCTATGCCTAGGACGATCACTTCCTTGTCTCCAGGAACTCCGTGTAGCCGCATGCTCCGCAGTGCCACCTAGCTACGGGCTTTTCGTGGCGACCCATTATATTACCACATCTGGGGCACTTCTTGTTCTTCAACCTTATCTTACCGGTCTTATAGTCGAACTCATAGAGCTTGTGGACGTGAGCCAAGACCTCCTCACGCTCTCTTGCTCCTCTCCGCGTTCCTCCTCACGACGTGCTCGGGCTCGATCTTCAGAGCTAGCTGAGCGTCGTCGTATACGTGCACCGTGGCTCGCGAGACCGCCGCTCCGTACTCCGTCAGGAGCCTCCTAATATAGAGCCTCTCGATCTCGACCCTCAGCACTTTAGCTAGCAGAGCCCTTAGCTCCGCCAGAGGAGGAGTGCCTCGGCCCGCGTGGTGTATCGCGAGGACGTACTCGGTCCTCCCCAGGAGGTTGTTCCTCTTCTCGCTCACCACGACAGCGCTTAGGTCTTCGCTTAAGCGAAGCGCCGGGGCCTCTTCCGCTCGCAAAGCGCAGCGCCTCGATTTCTGGCTCTTCCTCGACGTCTCCACGATGAGGGGCTCTCGGCTCTTAAAAATCTGGCGGAGCGGCGGAAATTTGATAAGAGCGGGCGCGCGATTCCTCGCGAGCTCGGGGAAATGGCGCGAGCGCCGGCGGAGATGGCCGAGGATGACTAAGTCCGCGTACCACTACATGGGTGAACTGTGGAAGCGGGAGATCAAGGGGGAGGAAGAGCTGAGGGAGCTAGTTAAGCAGAGGCTAATGCAGTGGAGGCGAGAGCCCTCGATCGTGCGCGTCGACAAGCCGACGAGGATCGACAGAGCGAGGGCCCTCGGCTACAAGGCCAAGGTCGGAGTCGTCGTGGTCAGAGTTAGGGTCAGAAAGGGGGGCAGGAGGAAGGAGAGGCCCAACTCCGGGAGGAGGCCGAAGAGGATGGGAGTCTACGGCTACGCCCCGGCGAAGAGTCTGAGGCTCATAGCCGAGGAGAGGGCCGCTAGGAAATACCCAAACATGGAGGTCCTCAACAGCTATTACGTGGGCGAGGACGGGGTGCACGAGTGGTACGAGGTCATATTGGTGGACCCGAATCACCCCGCCATTAAGAGCGACCCGGAGCTCAAGTGGATCGCCGAGCCGGCCAATAGGAGGAGAGTCTTCAGAGGGCTGACTAGCGCCGGCAAGAAGATGAGAGGGCTCAGGAAGTCGCGGGGCCTGAGAGGGACTGTCAAACAAAAGTGGAAGAGGAAAGCCAGAGAGAGGGAGGAGAAGAGGAGACACGAGGCAAGCCGAGGAGCGAGGGTCGTCGCCCCCTCCGAGTAGACTCTAAATAAGCCGCTCACGCTTACTCGAGGCTGGCGGCGAAGAGGCGCCGTGACGAGTGGAGCTAATCGGGGCTGCCGCGCCTCGTCCCTCGAGATCGCGGTCATTCAACACGCCACCGAGAGCAGAGAGAAGATACTCGCCGCTCTCGCGCTCATTCTACCTCCCCCCCTCATGTCCGCGGCCCGCGCGGAGGAGCGCCGCATCGAGGGCCACTACGGCAATCCCATCTCGTACTTGAGGTGGAGGCTCGAGGGAGAGAAAGCGTGCGAGGTCCTCGAGATCCTGGCCAGAGCGCTGGACGAGGCCTCGAGGTCTCTGCTCAGAGCGACCGCGAGAGAGAGGGTCGAGGGCGCCTCAACTCTCCACCTCAGGCTCCACAAGCACGAGCTGGGAAGAGGAAGAGCCGTCCTGTGGGAAGGCGACGAAACGGTGAAGATCGTGGCGAGATTCCGGAGCCGCAGAGCTCTCGACGAATTCATTGAGCGTCTCTCGAGCGTGTAGAACCTTGTGGGTGGACCTCTACGTTCGACCCGAGGACGAGGCCGAGCTCGAGGAAATGCTCTCTCTCCACAGGAGAATGGGCTACAAGATCGTCGGAGTTGACAAGGGATTCTTGCAGACGAGGGGAGAGGTCGCGCTGATCGCCTCTCGCGAACTCGGAGTCAAGATCATCCCCGTGGAGGTCTTAGAGCCGCGCAACGTTGGAGAGGCCAGAGCCGCTCTGAGGAGGGTGAGGAGAGGAGAGCTGACCCTCGGGAGGCCTCGCAACCCTCAACTGTTCAGGCTCTTCTCCCGCGACAGTAGAGTAAGAGTCCTAGAGGTATGCCCCAAGCTCTCGTGGGGGATAGACGCTCCGGGAGCAGAGCTCATGAGGCGAGGCTCCACGGTGATCGGGGTCGACCTATCGCTCCTGCTCGAGAGGGTCGAAAGGCTGGCCTGGCTCTCGGAGCTCATAGCGAGGGCGACGAAGCACGCCGTTCCCCTGACCGTCTACAGCGGAGCGAGGACGTGGGACATGCTTTGGCACCCAGCGCACGTCAGGGCTCTCGTAGAGTCGCTCGGCTTCCCCGGCTCTCTCGCCGCTAGCGCTCTGAGGCCAGCGTTCATCGAGTTGACGGAGCTGAGAGCTTGAGCCTCGAGCTCTACTTGGCTGCGACGGCTCTCGCCGCCTCCACAGTGAGTCTGGCTCTAGCGCTCAGGAGCCGAGGCCTCTGCGGCCGCGCGATGAGGGCGGTCAAGGAGATCGCGGCCGCGCTAGAGGGAGTGGGCTCGCGGCCTCTCCGCGCCCCCCTCGCTAGGAGGAAGAGATACGTCGTGTTCAGAGCGGTGAGCTCCGGTCCTCTGAGGCCGGAGGAAGTCGAGAAGGCCCTCGAGGCCTCGCTCGCGGAGCTCTTCGGGAGGCCGGCCCTCGCCGAGAGCAGACTCGAGCTCGTCTTCTACGATGAGAAGACCGGCTATGGCGTCCTCAGAGTAGCCAGGGCCTGGAGGAGCCGCGTTCTACTCGCCACGGCTCTGGCGAGGAGGGTCGGCGAACGCAGGATCTTCGTGGTCCCCGTCAAGATCACGGGAAGCGCGAAGAGAGCCAGAGAGCTCGTCGCTGAGCTGACCAGATAGCGCTTCCGTTTATTACCGTCCTCCGCGCTAATATCGAGCGGAGACCCCCGGTCGATGATGAGGCCGCTCCAGTGAACGAGGCCACGGCCAATGAACTCCTCGCGACGATCTGAGCGCGCTTCGAGCCGAGGAGTCAGCATTTAATAAGGCGGCGCTCTGCAACCGTTGCCGGGGGAGGGGCGAAGCGGAGTGGCGTTCTCGCCGATGGTCATGGGATATGATAGGGCTCTCACCATATTCTCCCCCGACGGTAAGCTGTACCAGGTCGAGTACGCCTTCCAAGCCGTGAGGCAGGGCTGGAGCACCCTGGGCATTAAGGTGGCCGAGGGAGTGGTGCTGGCTGCCGAGAAGGCCCTCTTCAAGGAGCTCGTCGAGGTGAGGGAGCTCGAGAAGGTCATGCCGCTCGACTCGCACATAGGCATAACGTTCGCGGGCTTCGGCAGCGACGGCCGAGTCCTGATAGATTATGCGAGGGTGCTCGCGGTTAGGCACAGGCTCCTATACGGCGAGCCCATACCCGTCGAGTTTCTCACGAAGAGCATAAGCGACATTAAGCAGGCCTACACGCAGCACGGCGGCGTCAGGCCCTTCGGGGTCTCGCTCCTGATAGCCGGCGTCGACGCCACGGGCCCCCACCTCTTCAAGACCGATCCGGCCGGCCAGTACTTCAGCTACAAGGCCACCGCCATAGGCAGAGGAGAGCAGAAAATAGAGGAGATCATAGAGAAGAAGTATAGAGAGGACCTGCCTCTCGAGGAAGCGGTCCTCCTCGCCGTGGAGGCCTTGAGGAGCTCCTCCTCGGAGGAGCTGAAGCCTAGGAACATAGATATCGGCGTAGTCCCCTGTTCGACGAAGCAGTTCAGAAAGCTCGCCGAGAAAGAGATAGAGAATTTGATGGCTAAGCTCAAGAAGTAGAGCCGAAGAGCTCCCCCAATAGCGCGAGAGAGAGCCTTTTCACCTCCTCGGCCACCTCGCGAGTCGAGGCAGAGCCTCCCAAATCGGGCGTGAGGGGGCCTCCTCTCTCGACGAGACGCCTCATCGCCCTCTCGAGAGCGGAGGCCGCCCTCCTCAGCTTCTCGTCGCCTCGAGACTCGGCTAAGTGCTCCAGCATGAGGGCTGCCGCCTTGAGCTGGCCGAGCGGGTTGGCCACGCCTCGCCCAGCTATGTCGGGGGCCGTCCCGTGGACCGGCTCGAAGACGGCGATCCTATCGCCTATCTGAGCCGAGCCGCAGAGGCCCAGGCTGCCCACGAGCGCTGCGGCCACGTCCGATAGAATGTCTCCGTAGAGATTTGGAGATACTATGACTCCGAAGCGATTGGGGCTCCTGACGAGATTGTAGGCGGCCGAATCCACGATCATCTCATCTACCTCGAACGCTCCCGCGTAGCTCGAAGCCTCTCGTAGGAAGACCTCTCGGAACAGACCGTCGGTCTCCTTCATTACGTTGGCCTTGTGGACCACCGTCACTCTCTTGTAGCCCCTCGACGCGGCGTAGCGCAGAGCGAAGCGGGAGACCCTCCTGCTCCCCTCCTCCGTGATGACTTTGAGGGAGAACGCCGAGCCCCCGTGCCTCCCCTCGATCCCCACGTAAAGGTCCTCCGTGTTCTCTCGAATAATGACGAAGTCGAATCTGCCTATGGACACTCCCTCGTAGCTGGCGAAGGGCCTGACGTTGGCGTAGAGATCGAGCTCTCTCCTGATCAACAGATTGACGCTCCTCGGGCTCTCGGGTCCGGGCGGCGTGTGGAGAGGCCCCTTGAGTATGGCGTCCAGCTCTCGAGCTCTATCGAAGAATCCCTCCTCGAGTAGTCTCCCAGTCCTCTTATAGAGCTCGTAGCCCGCCCTCAGCTCGACGAGCTCTAGGTCTTCCGCTAACTCGACCAACACGCTCAGCGCCGCGTCGACTATCTCGGGACCCACGCCGTCTCCCCTGATGTAGCCGACGCGGTACCTCCTCAAGGCTTCAGCCCTCTGGCCGCTGTGGCGGAAGAGCTTAATCTACGCGCGCCGGGGGCGGGATTCGAACCCGCGCGGGCGGAGACCCACCGGCTCTCAAGGCCGGCCCCTTGGTCCGCTCGGGCACCCCGGCGCCCTCGCCGCACTCTGGGGGAACGGCTAATAATATCCCCTTCCTCTCCTCGCGGGATTCGAGGTCAGGTTAGAGTTAGGAGGGCGAGCGCTCCCACGACCGCCTGGAGCGATAAGATGAAGGCAACGACCCCCCTCTCCGTTGCTCTACCCCTCAATCTCCTCAGGGCGACGAGCGCCGCGTGAGTGAGACTGTAAATTTTGTCATAGGGGGGGTCGAGAGAGCCGTCGGGCCTGGGGATCCCGAAGTTCTCCTTATAGACTCCGTTGGCCAGCCCGCGGAGGAAGAGAGCGAGCTCAACGAAGTAGAGCGAGAACAGAGCGAGCCCGAACTTCTCGAGGTTCCCCAATATCACGAGGCTCGCATAGTAAGCGCCGAAGCCGTAGGTCAAGCTGTTCCCCGGGAAGACTCTAGCCGGGTACCTATTGTAGAGGAGGAAGGCCGCGAGCGACGATGCGGCCAGAATCGAGCCGACGAGAGGCAGCTCCAGCCCCTTGACGAGCGAGAAGGCCGCGAGGAAGACGCAGAGCAAGAGCCCCATGCCGGCCTCGAGACCGTTGTAGCCGGCTATCATGTTGAAGGCGTTGCTCGCTCCCACGACCCCTAGGGGGACCGCCGCGAGGGGGTAAAGCAGGCCGAGGTCCGTGGGGCCCGCCAGGGGGAGGTCGATCACCGAGGTCCCCGCTTTTATCACCACGAGGGGGATAGCGAGGGGCGCCGTGAACGCCACTCTCTGCCAAGCTCTCAAACCTCTCTTCCACCCCAAGATGTCGTCGAGGAAGCCGAGGAAGCCGGCCAACAGGAGGAGGAGGGCCAGCGCCATGTAGCTCTCCGAGTCGCTCGAGCCCTCTAGGTATCTCCGCATAGCGATGAGGGTCAGCACCCCGAAGCTGAGGCCGATCGCGACCCATACCCCCCC includes these proteins:
- a CDS encoding isocitrate/isopropylmalate dehydrogenase family protein, which produces MRRYRVGYIRGDGVGPEIVDAALSVLVELAEDLELVELRAGYELYKRTGRLLEEGFFDRARELDAILKGPLHTPPGPESPRSVNLLIRRELDLYANVRPFASYEGVSIGRFDFVIIRENTEDLYVGIEGRHGGSAFSLKVITEEGSRRVSRFALRYAASRGYKRVTVVHKANVMKETDGLFREVFLREASSYAGAFEVDEMIVDSAAYNLVRSPNRFGVIVSPNLYGDILSDVAAALVGSLGLCGSAQIGDRIAVFEPVHGTAPDIAGRGVANPLGQLKAAALMLEHLAESRGDEKLRRAASALERAMRRLVERGGPLTPDLGGSASTREVAEEVKRLSLALLGELFGSTS